TAATGGCATCTTCTACTGTAGTGGTAAAAGTCGGCTTACATTTTGTAACTCTTTAGTAGCTTGATCACTGATTATCACTGTTAATTCCTGTCATTGATGATTTCATTTTGAATGGACTGGAACTCTCTGTTTTCATCTTGGAATCTATTGGCCTCTGAGGCCCTTTATATTGGCCTGCACTGGCTTAGGTTAGAAAATCTGAAAGCTGCTGATTTTTAATTCATATGAGTTGGCTATTAACTAAATATGCTTTGGATTTACAGAAAAGCATTAACCTGAAGTCTAATGAAACCACTAACATTCTGAGAAAAGGCATTGTATACAGTCTACCTGTCTGTGtgcttttattaatataatattattgcCTGTGTTAAAGAATGTGCAATAATATAGCATGGGTCAAAATTATTGTCATTTTGATGGTTATTCCTCTTTATTGATTTCTAAAGGTGGAAGAGCTGCTCAAGAATTATGAGAATGTATGTACACTACGTGTCAGAATGCCAATCTCATCTGATTTGTCCAATCCCCGCAATTTCATTACAAAGATCACTCGATATGAGAAAGTTGTTAACATTCCAAATTCCATGACAATCTTGGATGAGCTTCTCCCCATTTCAATTGAGATGGCCAAAAGAAATCTCACTGGGATATATAACTTCACAAATCCTGGAGTGGTCAGCCATAATGAGATTCTGGAGATGTATCGGGATTACATTGACCCCAACTTCTCATGGAAAAACTTCACTCTTGAGGAGCAAGCAAAGGTGATTGTTGCCCCAAGGAGCAACAACGAGCTTGACACAACCAAACTGAAGCAGGAATTCCCTGAACTGTTATCCATTAAGGAATCCCTGATAAAGTATGTGTTCAAGCCAAATCAGAAGACTCCTGCTGCTTGAAACTTTTTGAGGTTTGAGTTTTATTCAGTCTTACTACAGTTTTTCTTGTTTAGGTTTTATTCATGTAGGTTGATGATGTTATCTCTCCACAAAAGGAGTCCTTTTTCTCTCGTCACATTGCATTATTGTGTATTCTGTATTTGAACGTTGTATTTGTATTGACTCAGTTATGAATAAATGAGTTGGAAGTCATTTATCCGAATTTGTCATTTCTGCAGGTTTGTAGTAGTTTCTTTTCTTATATCCGTATTTTGTTACATTTGATTCAACAGGATCCATTGCTACTTttcatgcacatatatatatatatatatatatgttttcttgGTACATCTACTTGTTCATATATTGGACCAGAGAGAGGTGTGATTGATGATCATACTGTTAGCTTTTATCATTGTAATTTTAGGGTGCTGAACAGCATGATATGAGGGCTTTGTCATCCTAATTCCTGGAGGATTCCCCTGAGAACCCAAGGAAGGGGCTGTTCATTGTGGAAAATCATTTCTActtttctatctctaattttatataaaatatttagtttttattttttataaaaaatttcataacttATTTAAAAGTTAGAAATATCGAAActtaattttcaatctaaaaaattagaatatacgttaaaaaaaagagatgttttaatttgttttgtgaaCTTGGTGCTAGAGAAGGAGATGAGATAGAGATGATTCGGAAAACCAGT
The Diospyros lotus cultivar Yz01 chromosome 12, ASM1463336v1, whole genome shotgun sequence DNA segment above includes these coding regions:
- the LOC127787729 gene encoding bifunctional dTDP-4-dehydrorhamnose 3,5-epimerase/dTDP-4-dehydrorhamnose reductase; this translates as MGFPANGASDKPLKFLIYGRTGWIGGLLGKLCEAQGIEYVYGSGRLEDRRSLEADLAAVNPTHVFNAAGVTGRPNVDWCESHKVETIRTNVVGTLTLADVCLSKGLILINYATGCIFEYDSAHPLGSGVGFKEEDTPNFTGSFYSKTKAMVEELLKNYENVCTLRVRMPISSDLSNPRNFITKITRYEKVVNIPNSMTILDELLPISIEMAKRNLTGIYNFTNPGVVSHNEILEMYRDYIDPNFSWKNFTLEEQAKVIVAPRSNNELDTTKLKQEFPELLSIKESLIKYVFKPNQKTPAA